A genome region from Maridesulfovibrio salexigens DSM 2638 includes the following:
- a CDS encoding nucleoside deaminase, whose product MTNIITRGTPPANPPQGQTWRSMMDTAIREAFKARRHEEVPIGAALFTAEGELLATGNNTPLTQNDPTGHAEVNCIRNACKNLDNYRLPRGTILVVTLEPCIMCLGAIIHARVGGVVFGAPDPKAGAVVSNLEGTDLSFANHKFWTIGGVCENECKEILQSFFLHKRKK is encoded by the coding sequence ATGACAAATATTATTACCAGAGGAACCCCGCCCGCTAATCCTCCACAGGGCCAGACATGGCGTTCCATGATGGACACTGCCATACGTGAAGCCTTCAAAGCCCGCCGGCACGAAGAAGTCCCCATCGGCGCTGCTCTTTTCACAGCAGAAGGCGAACTCCTCGCCACCGGAAACAATACCCCGCTGACTCAGAATGATCCCACCGGACATGCGGAAGTGAACTGCATCCGCAATGCCTGCAAAAATCTGGATAACTATCGTTTGCCACGCGGAACAATTCTTGTTGTCACGCTGGAGCCCTGTATCATGTGCCTTGGCGCTATTATCCATGCGCGGGTAGGAGGAGTTGTGTTCGGCGCTCCTGACCCTAAAGCCGGAGCCGTAGTATCCAATCTGGAAGGCACGGATTTATCTTTTGCCAACCATAAATTCTGGACCATCGGCGGGGTTTGTGAGAATGAGTGTAAAGAAATTTTACAAAGTTTTTTTCTGCATAAGCGCAAAAAGTAA